From a region of the Candidatus Zymogenaceae bacterium genome:
- a CDS encoding slipin family protein codes for MSGIGIVILVVIFIGILMSAIRILNEYERGVIFRLGRIIDTKGPGLILLIPVIDKMMKVSLRTVTMDVPPQDVITRDNVSVKVNAVIYFRVMDPNRAIIEVENYIYATSQLAQTTLRSVLGEVELDEMLAERERINNQLQDILDKQTDPWGVKVSHVEVKHIDIPTDMQRAIARQAEAERIRRAKVINAEGELQASKMLVEAAKIMGESPITIQLRYLQTLAEIATENNSTTLFPVPIDFFEPYIQAKRKE; via the coding sequence ATGTCAGGAATCGGTATAGTAATACTGGTCGTCATATTTATCGGCATCTTGATGTCGGCGATCCGCATTCTCAATGAATACGAGCGGGGAGTCATCTTCCGACTGGGACGCATCATCGACACGAAGGGGCCGGGATTGATCCTCTTGATACCGGTCATCGATAAAATGATGAAGGTCTCCCTCAGGACCGTCACCATGGACGTTCCGCCCCAGGACGTCATCACCCGGGACAACGTTTCGGTGAAGGTCAACGCGGTGATTTATTTCAGGGTCATGGACCCGAACAGGGCCATTATCGAGGTGGAAAACTACATCTACGCCACCTCACAGCTTGCCCAGACCACCCTCAGGAGCGTCCTGGGCGAGGTGGAGCTGGACGAAATGCTGGCCGAGCGGGAGCGCATCAACAACCAGCTCCAGGACATCCTGGACAAGCAGACCGATCCCTGGGGTGTCAAGGTATCCCATGTGGAGGTCAAACACATCGATATTCCCACAGATATGCAGCGGGCCATCGCCCGGCAGGCCGAGGCCGAGCGAATCAGGCGGGCCAAGGTCATCAACGCCGAGGGCGAGCTCCAGGCCTCGAAGATGCTGGTGGAGGCGGCGAAGATCATGGGAGAGAGCCCCATCACCATCCAGCTCCGATACCTGCAAACACTGGCGGAAATTGCCACCGAGAACAACTCGACGACGCTCTTCCCGGTGCCCATCGATTTCTTTGAACCCTACATCCAAGCGAAACGGAAGGAATAA
- a CDS encoding 3-keto-5-aminohexanoate cleavage protein — translation MSDKVIITAALTGAATRKEQNPAVPYTPEEFAEDAYRVYNSGGSIVHVHVRDPEHGAPTHEIDKIKTTIDAIKAKCPEIIINMSSAIGPWVTQEQRIAPIVAIKPPMASLNTNSMNFGIANWKTGEVPMEIVFENTFAMLIDFNAQMKANGVKPELEVYDMGGLYNVLLVRKQGIFEEPMHFQMVFGVAGGVPYEPGIFAAMKDRLPENATFSVCGVGPNQFPANMTSVVNGGHMRVGLEDNTRMPNGELAKGSWEQVEWCVEVAKLAGREIATPDEARKMLKLKN, via the coding sequence ATGTCAGACAAGGTTATCATAACTGCGGCCCTCACCGGAGCCGCAACGAGGAAGGAGCAGAATCCGGCGGTTCCCTATACCCCAGAGGAGTTCGCCGAGGATGCTTACAGGGTGTACAATTCCGGGGGGTCCATTGTGCACGTCCATGTCCGGGATCCGGAGCATGGCGCGCCGACCCACGAGATTGACAAGATCAAGACGACAATCGACGCCATCAAGGCGAAGTGTCCCGAGATCATCATCAACATGAGTTCGGCCATCGGCCCCTGGGTCACCCAGGAGCAGCGCATCGCACCAATCGTCGCCATCAAGCCGCCCATGGCGAGCCTCAATACGAACTCCATGAATTTCGGTATCGCCAACTGGAAGACCGGCGAAGTGCCGATGGAGATCGTGTTTGAAAACACATTCGCCATGCTGATCGACTTCAATGCTCAGATGAAGGCGAACGGCGTTAAGCCGGAATTGGAAGTGTACGACATGGGCGGTCTCTACAATGTGCTCCTTGTCAGAAAGCAGGGCATCTTTGAAGAGCCGATGCATTTCCAGATGGTCTTCGGAGTCGCCGGCGGTGTTCCCTACGAGCCGGGCATATTCGCCGCCATGAAGGACCGCCTGCCTGAAAACGCCACCTTCAGCGTCTGCGGTGTGGGACCGAACCAGTTCCCCGCCAATATGACCTCCGTGGTGAACGGCGGACACATGCGGGTCGGCCTTGAAGACAACACCCGTATGCCCAACGGTGAACTCGCCAAGGGAAGCTGGGAGCAGGTGGAGTGGTGTGTTGAGGTTGCGAAGCTGGCGGGACGGGAGATTGCAACACCGGACGAAGCGCGAAAGATGCTCAAGTTGAAAAACTAA
- a CDS encoding lysophospholipase, translated as MKSGTITLKARDGAEIFVYTWKPDDEKDVKAVIQIAHGMAEHAARYERFANALVDEGFAVYADDHRGHGKTAGSLDRAGFFADEDGWQKVVDDLAMITDHMEKEYPKAPVFFFGHSMGSMLGRTYLLQHGKRLSGAILSGTMGDPGLLGKLGVLVAKRECKKKGRNTPSELLAKLSFGKFNNAFKPARTEFDWLSRDEAEVDKYVDDPYCGFVFSAGGFLDMLTAMPLLFKPEGVARMPKTLPIYLFSGEKDPVGNNGKGVREVYNLYKKAGIEDVSIKLYENGRHEMLNETNRKEVFSDVIGWLNAHMPK; from the coding sequence ATGAAATCTGGAACCATCACGTTGAAGGCACGGGACGGGGCCGAGATATTCGTGTATACCTGGAAGCCCGATGATGAAAAGGACGTCAAGGCTGTTATCCAGATAGCCCACGGTATGGCGGAACACGCGGCCCGGTATGAACGATTCGCAAATGCCCTGGTTGATGAGGGATTTGCGGTATACGCCGACGACCACCGGGGACACGGAAAGACGGCCGGGTCGCTGGATCGTGCCGGTTTCTTCGCGGACGAAGACGGTTGGCAGAAGGTCGTCGATGACCTTGCCATGATTACCGATCATATGGAGAAAGAATATCCGAAAGCGCCTGTCTTTTTCTTCGGACACAGCATGGGCTCCATGCTGGGAAGAACATACCTCCTACAGCATGGAAAGAGACTGTCCGGTGCGATTCTCTCTGGAACCATGGGCGATCCCGGGCTTCTGGGAAAACTGGGGGTTCTCGTGGCAAAGAGGGAGTGTAAAAAAAAGGGGAGGAACACCCCAAGCGAGTTGCTGGCGAAGCTCTCCTTCGGAAAGTTCAACAACGCCTTCAAGCCGGCCCGTACGGAATTCGACTGGCTCAGCCGGGATGAGGCTGAAGTGGATAAGTATGTCGATGATCCCTACTGCGGATTTGTATTCAGCGCGGGCGGCTTTCTGGACATGCTTACCGCCATGCCCCTGCTGTTCAAGCCGGAGGGCGTGGCCCGGATGCCCAAGACCCTGCCGATCTATCTCTTTTCCGGGGAAAAGGACCCGGTGGGCAACAACGGCAAGGGTGTCCGGGAGGTCTATAATCTCTACAAGAAGGCCGGGATAGAGGACGTCAGCATCAAGTTGTATGAGAACGGCCGTCATGAAATGCTCAACGAGACGAACCGTAAAGAGGTGTTCAGCGACGTCATCGGTTGGCTGAACGCACACATGCCGAAATAA
- a CDS encoding PDGLE domain-containing protein — translation MDKKTKRFSALVVILLIVAAAVAFFLSPYASSDPDGLEWVAEFGVPEDLTFIDKGEEAVWEGSPLPDYTVPALGEEANISVRVAGIIGTLVMFGLGFGLALIFRKSEK, via the coding sequence ATGGATAAGAAGACTAAGAGATTTTCTGCTTTGGTGGTTATCCTTTTGATCGTGGCGGCGGCCGTCGCCTTCTTCCTGTCACCGTATGCCTCCAGCGATCCGGACGGTTTGGAATGGGTGGCGGAATTCGGAGTGCCGGAAGATCTAACCTTTATCGATAAGGGCGAAGAGGCAGTATGGGAGGGGAGCCCGCTCCCCGATTATACCGTTCCCGCACTGGGAGAAGAAGCGAATATATCGGTACGGGTTGCCGGGATCATCGGAACACTGGTTATGTTCGGCCTGGGATTTGGTTTGGCGTTGATTTTCAGAAAGAGTGAGAAGTAG
- a CDS encoding lysophospholipase: MSTYVHDEAGFEGAGGVHLFYRFYKPKEYKNVIIYVHGLGDHSGRYVYPIEYLIDHGIAFYGLDHRGHGKSDGKRGHVDRFSQYIDDLRTFVSIVRKREGTGKALFLFGHSMGGLIAARFVEEYPQMVRGLILSSAALEPNREPPPMTARMGAFLSKHIPKFTMTNEIDPVFLSHDKTVIKRYTEDRLVHNKISARLLTEMAHDMKTVFEKASEVRIPVLVMHAGDDHLISLNGSRRFFQELGSEDKKLAVFEGFYHDLVNEVDRIRVFQEMETWLEPMLLA, translated from the coding sequence ATGTCGACATATGTACACGATGAGGCCGGTTTTGAAGGTGCCGGCGGCGTGCATCTGTTTTACCGGTTTTACAAGCCGAAGGAATATAAGAATGTTATTATATATGTTCACGGTCTGGGTGATCACAGCGGAAGATACGTCTATCCGATCGAGTACCTCATAGATCACGGCATCGCCTTTTATGGATTGGATCATCGGGGGCATGGGAAATCTGACGGTAAGCGGGGTCATGTGGACAGGTTTTCCCAATATATTGACGATCTGAGGACGTTTGTGAGCATCGTCAGGAAGAGGGAGGGAACAGGCAAGGCGTTATTCCTCTTTGGACACAGCATGGGCGGATTAATCGCCGCGCGCTTCGTCGAGGAATATCCCCAAATGGTCCGGGGGCTGATACTGTCATCGGCGGCCCTGGAGCCTAATCGTGAGCCGCCCCCGATGACCGCACGTATGGGTGCGTTTCTATCGAAGCATATCCCGAAATTTACCATGACAAACGAGATCGACCCGGTCTTCCTGAGCCACGACAAGACGGTGATAAAGCGCTACACGGAGGACAGGCTGGTCCATAACAAAATCTCGGCCCGGCTTTTAACGGAAATGGCGCATGACATGAAGACGGTGTTCGAGAAGGCGTCGGAAGTACGCATCCCTGTGCTGGTGATGCACGCCGGTGATGATCACCTGATCTCTCTGAATGGAAGCCGTCGATTTTTCCAGGAGTTGGGATCTGAAGATAAAAAACTTGCCGTGTTCGAGGGATTCTATCACGATCTGGTGAACGAGGTCGACAGAATCCGGGTCTTTCAGGAAATGGAGACCTGGCTCGAGCCGATGTTGCTCGCATGA
- a CDS encoding 3-oxoacid CoA-transferase yields MSDYNTMELMICCAARELEDGATVGVGTGAPCAAAMLAQKTSSPNLVIFFEAGGVAPLIPTMPISVGDTRTTWKANMASGMADVMETCCRGMVDYTFLGGAQIDMYGNLNSTMIGGDYKSPKVRFPGSGGANDFASFCWKMMVITPQDARRFSEKLDFVTTPGYLEGGDSRDKAGLPKGSGPYKIITNMSILDFEPESKRMRIASINPGYSEKDVRENCGFELLTAPKVADTKPPTDEELHILRDEVDPNKLIIGR; encoded by the coding sequence ATGTCTGATTACAACACCATGGAACTGATGATATGCTGCGCCGCCAGGGAACTGGAAGACGGCGCAACGGTGGGTGTTGGGACGGGCGCACCGTGCGCCGCCGCCATGCTCGCCCAAAAGACCAGCTCCCCGAACCTGGTCATCTTCTTCGAGGCCGGGGGCGTGGCGCCGCTGATTCCGACCATGCCCATCTCCGTGGGCGACACCCGCACCACCTGGAAGGCGAACATGGCCAGCGGTATGGCCGACGTCATGGAAACCTGCTGCCGGGGAATGGTCGATTATACCTTCCTGGGCGGCGCCCAGATAGATATGTACGGAAACCTCAATTCCACCATGATCGGTGGGGATTATAAAAGCCCGAAGGTGCGTTTCCCGGGCAGCGGTGGAGCCAACGACTTCGCCTCGTTCTGCTGGAAGATGATGGTCATCACCCCACAGGACGCCCGAAGATTTTCGGAGAAGCTGGACTTTGTCACCACACCCGGATACCTCGAGGGAGGAGACTCCCGAGACAAGGCGGGTTTGCCCAAGGGATCGGGACCGTACAAGATCATCACGAACATGTCGATTCTCGATTTCGAACCTGAATCGAAAAGAATGCGCATTGCATCGATCAATCCGGGTTACTCGGAAAAGGATGTTCGGGAGAACTGCGGTTTCGAGCTTCTTACTGCGCCCAAGGTGGCCGATACGAAACCGCCCACCGATGAGGAACTGCATATTCTCAGGGATGAGGTTGATCCAAACAAATTGATCATCGGACGATAG
- a CDS encoding dipeptide ABC transporter ATP-binding protein, giving the protein MGDSQTLLSIDHVTKHYPVGSEQFGKQKLMVRAVDDVTFTIRRGETLGLVGESGCGKSTIGRIILNLEKPTDGTVWFDGRDISLLSRRETQAFRSKLQIIFQDPYSSLNPRKSVASIIGEGMIIHGKTTRRERDDRVREYLQLVGLSEDHLTRYPHEFSGGQRQRIGVARALALDPDLIVADEPVSALDVSIQAQILNLMIDLKEKLGLTYLFISHDLSVVEYISDRVAVMYLGKIVEFSEKTLLYADPLHPYTTALLSAVPAVGASKKTERIVLSGDIPNPIFPPPGCRFHTRCPEAQDVCKKEEPPLEEKSGGRWCACHFR; this is encoded by the coding sequence ATGGGTGATTCACAGACGCTTCTTTCAATAGATCATGTCACGAAGCATTACCCGGTGGGAAGTGAGCAGTTCGGTAAGCAGAAACTCATGGTCCGGGCGGTTGACGACGTGACGTTCACCATACGCCGTGGAGAGACCCTGGGGCTGGTAGGGGAAAGCGGCTGCGGAAAGAGCACCATCGGGAGGATCATTCTCAACCTCGAGAAACCGACCGACGGCACCGTCTGGTTCGACGGCCGGGACATTTCCCTGTTGAGCAGGCGTGAGACACAGGCGTTCAGATCGAAGCTGCAGATTATCTTTCAGGACCCCTACTCGTCCCTCAATCCGAGAAAATCGGTGGCCTCTATTATCGGCGAGGGGATGATTATTCACGGCAAGACCACACGTCGCGAGCGGGACGATCGGGTGCGGGAATACTTACAGCTGGTGGGGCTCTCAGAAGACCACCTGACCCGGTATCCCCACGAGTTCAGCGGCGGCCAGCGTCAGCGTATCGGCGTCGCCCGGGCCCTGGCCCTCGATCCCGACCTCATCGTGGCCGACGAGCCGGTTTCCGCCCTCGACGTCTCCATCCAGGCCCAGATACTCAATCTGATGATCGACCTGAAAGAGAAGCTCGGCCTGACATACCTGTTCATCTCCCACGATCTGTCTGTGGTGGAGTACATCAGTGACCGTGTGGCGGTGATGTATTTGGGAAAGATTGTGGAATTTTCCGAGAAGACCCTTCTCTATGCCGACCCCCTGCATCCGTACACGACGGCGCTCCTTTCGGCGGTTCCCGCGGTGGGGGCGTCGAAAAAAACAGAGCGCATCGTCCTTTCGGGAGACATCCCCAATCCTATATTCCCCCCGCCGGGTTGTCGGTTTCATACCCGATGTCCGGAGGCCCAGGACGTCTGTAAAAAAGAAGAGCCGCCGCTCGAAGAAAAGAGCGGCGGCCGCTGGTGCGCCTGTCACTTTCGATAG
- the nikR gene encoding nickel-responsive transcriptional regulator NikR: protein MSNTKRFGVSLDGELLDKFDEYIEKKGYQNRSEAIRDLIRDRLVRREWEEEDGNRSKMAVLTMVYDHHRPDLQMKLTDIQHESHNIVHSSLHIHLDHHNCMEIIVLKGSAKQIIQVGENLISTKGVKHGKLVLTTTGSDLT, encoded by the coding sequence ATGAGTAACACGAAACGTTTTGGTGTATCACTTGACGGTGAGCTGCTCGATAAATTTGATGAATATATCGAAAAGAAGGGCTATCAGAACAGGTCGGAGGCGATACGCGATCTCATCCGTGATCGTCTTGTCCGGAGGGAATGGGAGGAGGAAGACGGCAACCGGAGTAAGATGGCGGTTCTGACCATGGTGTATGATCATCACAGGCCCGATCTTCAGATGAAATTGACGGACATTCAGCACGAGAGTCACAATATTGTTCACTCGTCGCTTCACATACACCTTGATCACCACAATTGCATGGAGATCATCGTTCTCAAGGGGAGCGCCAAACAAATCATTCAGGTGGGAGAGAACCTGATAAGCACCAAGGGTGTAAAACATGGAAAACTTGTTTTGACGACAACAGGATCGGATTTGACTTGA
- a CDS encoding site-2 protease family protein, with amino-acid sequence MSQENRYPVIEVRPSHVEYEPRGRALKKKAPRENGWRLQLILFLLTILTTLIAGVSFYVAPTELLSDPSLIRYGLPFSASILSILTAHEMGHYVTSRLYRVNVTLPYFIPAPTLIGTLGAVIKMKSRIGKKHILMEIGAAGPFAGIIVALPLVVWGLNHSEIIPVAEQGTDYIVFGDSLMFLILTKLTVGGVPEGYDILLHPVGFAGWVGFLVTSLNLMPIGQLDGGHISYALFGRRHRIVSRLFVVFLVLLGAIAYPGWLLWALLVLIIGLDHPPVADDVIPLGTFHRIVGYASLVLFILTFIPRPVIIEF; translated from the coding sequence ATGTCACAAGAAAATCGATATCCGGTCATCGAGGTACGGCCGTCCCACGTGGAGTATGAACCTCGAGGCCGGGCGCTCAAAAAGAAGGCGCCACGGGAAAACGGGTGGCGCCTTCAGCTTATCCTGTTTCTGCTGACGATTCTCACAACGCTCATTGCGGGAGTGTCGTTCTATGTCGCGCCGACCGAGCTTCTCAGCGATCCCTCCCTGATCAGGTACGGACTTCCCTTTTCGGCGTCGATTCTCTCCATACTGACGGCCCACGAGATGGGCCATTATGTGACATCCCGCCTATATCGTGTGAATGTCACGCTTCCTTATTTCATCCCCGCCCCCACGCTCATCGGCACCCTGGGCGCGGTCATCAAGATGAAATCCCGGATCGGGAAAAAACACATACTCATGGAGATCGGGGCGGCGGGGCCGTTCGCCGGCATAATCGTAGCGCTCCCCCTGGTCGTGTGGGGGTTGAATCATTCGGAGATCATCCCTGTTGCCGAACAGGGGACCGACTATATCGTGTTCGGCGATTCACTCATGTTTCTGATTCTGACAAAGTTGACGGTCGGCGGCGTTCCCGAGGGATACGACATCCTGCTCCATCCGGTGGGATTTGCAGGCTGGGTCGGCTTTCTGGTGACGTCGCTCAATCTAATGCCCATCGGCCAGCTTGACGGCGGGCATATATCCTACGCGCTTTTCGGGAGGAGACATCGGATCGTCTCCCGTCTGTTTGTCGTTTTTCTTGTCCTGCTCGGAGCGATCGCGTATCCGGGGTGGCTTTTGTGGGCGCTTCTGGTACTCATTATCGGGCTGGACCACCCACCGGTGGCCGATGATGTGATACCGCTGGGGACGTTTCATCGGATTGTCGGATATGCGTCGCTGGTCCTGTTCATCCTGACGTTTATACCTCGTCCGGTCATTATCGAATTTTAA
- a CDS encoding ABC transporter ATP-binding protein, whose translation MESILSISHLTTGFLTDSGFLKAVDGVDFSIGRGETIGLVGESGCGKSVTALSIMRLIPSPPGRIVSGDITFEGTNLTTLSEKEMRVIRGDHISMIFQEPMTSLNPVFTIGDQIGEMFAFHRKLSKKEILEATLHLLSQVGMAAPRRVVSSYPHQLSGGQRQRVMIAMALALSPSLMIADEPTTALDVTIQAAILELLVSLKVERRMSLILITHDLGVVSEVAQRVSVMYAGQIVEESRVSDLFSEPLHPYTQGLIRSLPQTKASHNRLYTIPGAVPKLSAIPPGCRFHPRCDRVMDICRREAPGMFSPDNTRKVRCWLYG comes from the coding sequence ATGGAATCAATCCTCTCCATCTCACATCTCACAACCGGTTTTCTGACCGACTCCGGCTTTCTCAAGGCCGTGGACGGCGTCGATTTTTCCATCGGCAGGGGCGAAACGATAGGCCTGGTCGGAGAAAGCGGGTGCGGCAAGAGCGTGACGGCACTGTCAATCATGCGGCTTATTCCCTCCCCTCCCGGCAGAATCGTGTCGGGAGACATCACCTTTGAGGGAACAAACCTCACCACCCTCTCCGAGAAAGAAATGCGGGTAATCCGCGGTGATCATATCTCGATGATCTTCCAGGAACCGATGACGTCCTTGAACCCGGTATTCACCATCGGAGACCAGATCGGAGAGATGTTCGCTTTTCACCGGAAACTTTCCAAAAAGGAAATCCTGGAGGCGACCCTTCACCTCCTCTCCCAGGTGGGCATGGCGGCTCCCAGAAGGGTGGTGTCGTCCTACCCGCATCAGCTTTCCGGCGGGCAGAGACAGAGGGTGATGATCGCAATGGCCCTCGCCCTGTCCCCGTCTTTGATGATAGCGGATGAGCCCACCACCGCCCTGGACGTGACCATCCAGGCGGCGATATTGGAGCTTCTCGTTTCCCTGAAGGTCGAGCGCCGGATGTCCTTGATTCTCATTACCCACGATCTGGGCGTGGTATCCGAAGTCGCCCAACGGGTATCGGTGATGTACGCCGGGCAGATCGTTGAGGAATCCCGTGTATCCGATCTCTTCAGTGAACCGCTGCATCCCTACACCCAGGGACTCATTCGATCACTGCCGCAGACAAAAGCTTCACACAATCGCCTCTATACCATCCCGGGCGCGGTGCCGAAGCTCTCGGCGATTCCCCCCGGCTGCAGGTTTCACCCTCGATGCGATCGAGTTATGGACATCTGCCGCCGGGAGGCGCCGGGCATGTTTTCCCCCGACAACACACGAAAGGTGCGATGCTGGCTCTATGGGTGA
- a CDS encoding energy-coupling factor ABC transporter permease: MHIPDGFLSTPVSVATYAVSAVTGGFAVYRAKKYFADRLVPMAGVCAAFIFAAQMMNFPIGGGTSGHFLGAILACVLLGPSAGFWVMTLVLAVQALLFADGGITALGANVMNMGLIGGVLVYFILIGILKLLPKNKKSFISAVAVASWLSVVLAAATCSLELSISGTIPFGVVFPVMTTTHALIGIGEALITTAVTATVLSARPDMVFAWSEEPSLGLSKEVLADG; encoded by the coding sequence ATGCATATCCCAGATGGATTCCTATCCACACCGGTAAGCGTCGCTACGTATGCGGTGAGTGCCGTAACGGGTGGATTCGCGGTGTATCGGGCAAAAAAATATTTTGCCGACCGGCTCGTCCCGATGGCCGGTGTGTGCGCCGCATTCATCTTCGCAGCACAGATGATGAATTTTCCCATCGGCGGCGGAACGAGCGGTCATTTTCTCGGAGCGATCCTCGCCTGCGTCCTATTGGGCCCGTCGGCGGGCTTTTGGGTAATGACCCTCGTATTGGCTGTACAAGCCCTGTTATTCGCGGACGGCGGCATCACCGCACTGGGAGCGAATGTCATGAACATGGGTTTAATCGGCGGAGTACTTGTGTATTTTATACTGATCGGGATACTGAAGCTGTTACCCAAAAATAAGAAATCATTCATCAGCGCTGTCGCCGTCGCGTCGTGGTTGTCGGTGGTATTGGCCGCAGCGACGTGCAGCCTTGAACTGTCCATATCCGGCACCATCCCCTTCGGAGTTGTGTTCCCGGTCATGACGACGACGCATGCGCTCATCGGCATCGGCGAAGCTCTCATCACCACTGCGGTTACGGCGACTGTCCTGAGCGCCAGGCCTGATATGGTGTTCGCATGGTCGGAAGAGCCGTCACTTGGACTGAGCAAGGAGGTGCTGGCGGATGGATAA